The genomic window CTGCGTTCGCCCGCACGATGCAACGCGACCGACGCACAGTTACGGACATAGACGAATGGGCGCTAATAGGTCGGTATAATCGAAATGTTCGTCTCGGTTCCGATCAGGAGAGCGAGTTCTACCCAACTGTCAACCGACGAGCGCGCGCCAGCGATTCTCGAGCGTCAACGACTCGCGATCGGGGTCGACTCGGGTCGATCGCGGTCTCGCTGGCTCCCGATCGAAGTATGATAATAGGAGGTAATAGGACGAGGAAGGCCGTTGATGTCTTGCGGTTTTCGACCCCCGTCCGTTGACGTGGGTTGTGATGACTTCACACTCGAGGGTCGAGACAGCGGTAGCTTTATATACCTCGTCGCCCGTCGAATTCAGATACAATGTCTTCACAAGACGATTCGTCCTCTGACACCAGTCAGGGGGGTCGAGTTCTTCCAGGGCACGTTAGATTCCACTGACGAAATAGAGTCAGCACGTGTCTTCGATACGACCCTCCGGGACGGCGAGCAGTCGCCCGGAACTTCGTTCTCCTACGACGACAAACGGCAGATCGCGTCCATCCTGGACGACATGGGAACCCACGTTATCGAGGCGGGCTTCCCGGTCAACTCGGACGCGGAATTCGAAGCCGTTCGCGATATCGCGTCGTCGACGCAAACGACGACCTGCGGGCTAGCCCGCGTCGTCGATGCGGACATCGAGGCCGCACTCGATTCGGGTGTCGAGATGGTGCACACGTTCGTCAGCACCAGCGACGTCCAGATCGAGGACTCGATGCACGCGACGCGAGACGAAGTCGTCGAACGCGCAGTCGAATCGGTCGAGCGCGTCACTGAGACGGGAACCACCTGCATGTTCTCGCCGATGGACGCGACGCGAACTGACGAGCAGTTCCTGATCGAGATCATCGAGGCCGTCAGCGAGGCCGGCGTCGACTGGATCAACATTCCGGACACCTGCGGCGTCGCCACGCCGACCCGGTTCCGGGCCATGATCGAGAAGGTCTGTGCCCACACCGACGCGCGGATCGACGTCCACACCCACGACGACTTCGGGCTGGCCACCGCCAACGCCTTGGCCGGCATCGAAGCGGGGGCCGATCAGGCGCAGGTCTCGGTCAACTCCATCGGCGAGCGCGCGGGCAACGCCGCCTACGAGGAGTTCGTGATGGCCGTCGAGTCGCTCTACCAGACCGACACGGGGATCGACACGACGCGCATCACCGAGCTCTCGAACGTCGTCGAGGAGAAGAGCGGGATGGCGACGCCGGGCAACAAGCCCGTCGTCGGCGACAACGCCTTCTCCCACGAGAGCGGCATCCACGCCGCCGGCGTCATCGAGAACTCCGACACCTTCGAGCCCGGCGTCATGACTCCGGAGATGGTCGGCGCCGAACGCCGCCTGATCCTGGGCAAACACACCGGCACCCACTCGGTACGGGAGCGCCTCGACGAACTGGGCTTCGAGCCCACCGACGAGCAGGTCCGGGCGGTCACCCGCCGAGTCAAGGACTTCGGCGCCGAAAAGCGCCGCGTCACCGTCGACGACTTAGAGCGCTTCGCCGAAGAGGCCGGCGTCGAGCGCGAGTCCGGAGAGGAGGAGGTGCGCGTCTAAGGGATGTCCTCCCCGTTTGCCACCCACCGCGAGCCCCTGCTGTCGCGCTCGAGCCGATCGACCAGCAAGACTTGCAAGCGCGCGAAAACTCGCAAGGGTTATGTCACTCGAGCGTCCTACGAGAACGATAATGACGGTCCGCGCTTCGCTGTCGGCTCGCAGTCCGGTCGACACCAGCGCGCTCGCTCCGATTCGTATTGTAGGGGCGCCGACGCCCCACCTCTAGTACCTCGTAGCTCCGGACCCGAATTCGTCGCATCGTTCTCACAGCGACAGCAAATCCAGCAGATGACAGCATACCCGACATCCACAGCGATCGACAGCCGCCACGCGGCGGGAGGTAATCGATGAGCGAACGCGCAGCAAAGGTCACACAGGCAGACGAGGAGGAACAGGCCGACGATCAGATCACTGACAGCGCGGCTCCGGACGCGGCCCAGGAGATCGACGCCGAGTCCGAGTCGGAAACGACGCCCGAGCCCGTCACCAGCGGTGCCGAGGCGGTCGTCCGCGCGCTCGAGAACGCGGGCGTCGAGCACGCCTTCGGCGTGCAGGGCGGGGCGATCATGCCCGTCTACGACGCCCTCTACGACTCGGACATCTACCACGTGACGATGGCCCACGAGCAGGGCGCGGCCCACGCGGCCGACGCCTACGGCATCGTCTCGGGGAAGCCGGGCATCTGCCTGGCGACCTCCGGACCGGGCGCGACCAACCTCGTCACGGGACTGGCGGACGCCGACATGGACTCGGATCCGCTCGTCGCCCTGACGGGGCAGGTTCCGACGGAGTTCGTCGGCAACGACGCCTTCCAGGAGACCGACACGACGGGCGTCACGACGCCGGTCACGAAGAACAACACCTTCGCGAGCGACTCGGATCGCGTCGGCAACGACGTCAGCGAGGCGTTCGCCCTCGCCAGCGAGGGTCGACCGGGCCCGACGCTGGTCGACCTGCCCAAGGACATCACCAACGGCGAGACCGACCGCGAGCCCGACGCGCCCGCGGTTCCCGACACCTACGAGGTCCAGGAGCGGGCCGACGAGGAGCTCGTCGACGCCGCGGCCGAGCGGCTCGAGAACTCGAACAGACCCGTCATGCTGCTCGGCGGCGGCGTCATCAAGGGCGAGGCCAGCGAGGCCTGCCGGGAGTTCGCCATCGAACACGAGATTCCGGTCATCACCACGATGCCCGGTCTCGGCGCGTTCCCCGAGGATCACGAGCTGTCGCTCGAGATGGCGGGGATGCACGGCACCGGCTACGCCAACATGGCGATCACCCACTGCGACACGCTGATCGGGATCGGGACTCGGTTCGACGACCGCCTGACCGGCGGGATCGAGACCTTCGCGCCCGACGCGGAGCTGATCCACGTCGACATCGATCCCGCGGAGATCTCGAAGAACATCCACGCGGACTACCCGCTGGTCGGCGACGCCGAAACCGTCGTCGAGCAGCTGGCCGCGGCCGTCGACGAGTCGCCCGAGGCGACGAAGTGGCGCGCTCAGTGCCAGCAGTGGAAGTCCGACTACTCGATGGCCTACGACGCGCCCGAGGACGAGCCGGTCCAGCCGGAGTTCGTCGTCGAAGCCTTGGACGAGGCGACCGACGACGACACCATCGTGACGACCGGCGTCGGCCAACACCAGATGTGGGCCTGCCAGTACTGGACGTTCACCGAGCCCCGCACGTGGGTCTCGAGTCACGGGCTCGGGACCATGGGCTACGGGCTGCCGGCGGCGATCGGCGCCCGGATCGCGGCCGACGACGATCAGGACGTCGTCTGTATCGACGGCGACGGCTCGTTCCTGATGACGATGCAGGGGCTCTCCGTGGCCGTTCGCGAGAATCTGGACATCACGGTCGCCGTGCTCAACAACGAGTACATCGGGATGGTCCGACAGTGGCAGGACGCCTTCTTCGAGGGCCGCCACTCCGCGTCGGACTACCACTGGATGCCCGAGTTCGACAAGCTGGCCGAGGCCTTCGGCGCGGCCGGCTTCCGCATCGACGACTACGACGAGGTCGCCGACACCATCGAGGACGCGCTGGCCTACGACGGCCCCTCGGTGATCGACGTCCACATCGATCCCGAGGCCAACGTCTTCCCGATGGTGCCAAGCGGCGGCGACAACGGACAGTTCGCACTGACGGAGGATCAGCTATGAAACGCGGATTAGAGGGCCCACCGCCGGAGGACCGACCGACCCCCGCGGGTCGACGCAACAAGCAGGGCATTCGCATCGACCCCGAGGTCGAAGCGACCCACGAGCCCCGGCGCACCGTCATCTCCGCGCTGGTCGAACACGAACCCGGCGTGCTCTCGGACGTCTCGGGACTGTTCTCGAGGCGGCAGTTCAACATCGAGAGCCTGACCGTCGGGCCGACGAAAGACGAGGACCGCGCGCGGATCACGGTCGTCGTCGAGGAGCCCGATCCCGGCATCGACCAGATCAAGAAACAGCTGCGAAAGCTGGTGCCGGTGATCTCGGTGCGCGAGCTCGAGCCCGACGCGATGCAGCGGGAGCTGGCGCTGATCAAGGTCGACGCCGACGATCCCGCACAGGTCCACGCCGTCGCGGACATGTACGACGCGACGACCGTCGACTCGAGTCCGGAAACGGCGACCTTCGAGATCACGGGCGCCCGCAAGAAGATCGAGGCCGCGGTCGAGACGTTCGGCCAGTTCGGCATCCGCGAGATCTCGCGGACCGGGACGACGGCGCTCGCTCGCGGCACCGAGGAGACCGCGGCGCCCGTGAGCGCGACGGAATCGGCCGCCGACGAGGCGAACCACGACGAACCATACCAGACAGCTGACGATGACTGACGAATTCACCACCGACATCTACTACGACGACGACGCAGACGTATCGACGCTCGACGACGAGACCGTGGCCGTGCTGGGCTACGGGAGCCAGGGCCACGCCCACGCGCTGAACCTCCACGACAGCGGCGTGGACGTGGTCGTCGGCCTGCGGGAGGGGTCGTCCTCGCGCTCGGCCGCCGAAGCCGACGGCCTCGAGGTCGCGACGCCGGCCGACGCCGTCGCCCAGGCCTCCTACGTCTCCGTGCTGGTCCCCGACACCGTTCAGGCCGACGTCTACGAGAACGACATCGAACCCAACCTCGAGGAAGGAGATACGCTCCAGTTCGCCCACGGGCTGAACATCCACTACAACCAGATCCAGCCCCCCGAGGGCGTCGACGTGACGATGGTCGCGCCGAAGAGCCCAGGCCACCTCGTCCGCCGCAACTACGAGAACGACGAGGGGACGCCCGGCCTGCTGGCGATATATCAGGACACGACCGGCGACGCCGAGGAGCGCGCCCTCGCGTACGCGAAGGGAATCGGCTGTACCCGCGCCGGCGTCATCGAGACGACGTTCCAGGAAGAGGTCGAGTCCGACCTCTTCGGCGAGCAGGCCGTCCTCTGTGGCGGCGTCACCTCGCTGGTCAAACACGGCTACGAGACGCTGGTCGACGCGGGCTACTCGCCCGAAATCGCCTACTTCGAGTGTCTCAACGAGCTCAAACTGATCGTCGACCTGATGTACGAAGGCGGGAACATGGAGATGTGGAACTCCGTCTCCGACACCGCCGAATACGGCGGTCTCACCCGCGGTGACCGGATCGTCGACGATTCGGTTCGGGAGAACATGGAAGAGGTCCTCG from Haloterrigena sp. KLK7 includes these protein-coding regions:
- a CDS encoding 2-isopropylmalate synthase — encoded protein: MTPVRGVEFFQGTLDSTDEIESARVFDTTLRDGEQSPGTSFSYDDKRQIASILDDMGTHVIEAGFPVNSDAEFEAVRDIASSTQTTTCGLARVVDADIEAALDSGVEMVHTFVSTSDVQIEDSMHATRDEVVERAVESVERVTETGTTCMFSPMDATRTDEQFLIEIIEAVSEAGVDWINIPDTCGVATPTRFRAMIEKVCAHTDARIDVHTHDDFGLATANALAGIEAGADQAQVSVNSIGERAGNAAYEEFVMAVESLYQTDTGIDTTRITELSNVVEEKSGMATPGNKPVVGDNAFSHESGIHAAGVIENSDTFEPGVMTPEMVGAERRLILGKHTGTHSVRERLDELGFEPTDEQVRAVTRRVKDFGAEKRRVTVDDLERFAEEAGVERESGEEEVRV
- the ilvC gene encoding ketol-acid reductoisomerase, translated to MTDEFTTDIYYDDDADVSTLDDETVAVLGYGSQGHAHALNLHDSGVDVVVGLREGSSSRSAAEADGLEVATPADAVAQASYVSVLVPDTVQADVYENDIEPNLEEGDTLQFAHGLNIHYNQIQPPEGVDVTMVAPKSPGHLVRRNYENDEGTPGLLAIYQDTTGDAEERALAYAKGIGCTRAGVIETTFQEEVESDLFGEQAVLCGGVTSLVKHGYETLVDAGYSPEIAYFECLNELKLIVDLMYEGGNMEMWNSVSDTAEYGGLTRGDRIVDDSVRENMEEVLEEVQNGEFTREWIVENQAGRPSYTQLRNAEQNHDIEEVGERLRGLFAWAEEEAETEEEDESVQVEADD
- the ilvN gene encoding acetolactate synthase small subunit, giving the protein MKRGLEGPPPEDRPTPAGRRNKQGIRIDPEVEATHEPRRTVISALVEHEPGVLSDVSGLFSRRQFNIESLTVGPTKDEDRARITVVVEEPDPGIDQIKKQLRKLVPVISVRELEPDAMQRELALIKVDADDPAQVHAVADMYDATTVDSSPETATFEITGARKKIEAAVETFGQFGIREISRTGTTALARGTEETAAPVSATESAADEANHDEPYQTADDD
- the ilvB gene encoding biosynthetic-type acetolactate synthase large subunit, producing MSERAAKVTQADEEEQADDQITDSAAPDAAQEIDAESESETTPEPVTSGAEAVVRALENAGVEHAFGVQGGAIMPVYDALYDSDIYHVTMAHEQGAAHAADAYGIVSGKPGICLATSGPGATNLVTGLADADMDSDPLVALTGQVPTEFVGNDAFQETDTTGVTTPVTKNNTFASDSDRVGNDVSEAFALASEGRPGPTLVDLPKDITNGETDREPDAPAVPDTYEVQERADEELVDAAAERLENSNRPVMLLGGGVIKGEASEACREFAIEHEIPVITTMPGLGAFPEDHELSLEMAGMHGTGYANMAITHCDTLIGIGTRFDDRLTGGIETFAPDAELIHVDIDPAEISKNIHADYPLVGDAETVVEQLAAAVDESPEATKWRAQCQQWKSDYSMAYDAPEDEPVQPEFVVEALDEATDDDTIVTTGVGQHQMWACQYWTFTEPRTWVSSHGLGTMGYGLPAAIGARIAADDDQDVVCIDGDGSFLMTMQGLSVAVRENLDITVAVLNNEYIGMVRQWQDAFFEGRHSASDYHWMPEFDKLAEAFGAAGFRIDDYDEVADTIEDALAYDGPSVIDVHIDPEANVFPMVPSGGDNGQFALTEDQL